One stretch of Niallia sp. XMNu-256 DNA includes these proteins:
- the infB gene encoding translation initiation factor IF-2, giving the protein MGKMRVYEYAKKHNVSSKDVITKLKEIGIEVSNHMATIEDDAMKKLDSTYKTGNETGSNKPKTAPNPSQNTANRSSGQAAAGSQKANNGPKKPTNQSGNTNNRNHKGKNNNFNQNNKNNKNKGKNQNNNRNTHQYSQPEKKKEKELPAKITFSESLTVGELAKKLYREPSEIIKKLFMLGVMATINQELDKDAIELIAGEYGVEVEEEIKIDTTDLEVYFTDDGEGELVERPSVVTIMGHVDHGKTTTLDAIRHTKVTAGEAGGITQHIGAYQVEENGKKITFLDTPGHAAFTTMRARGAKITDITILVVAADDGVMPQTIEALNHAKAAEVPIIVAVNKMDKPAANPDRVMQELTEHGLVPEAWGGETIFVPLSAKTGEGIDDLLEMILLVSEVEEYKANPNRKAVGTVIEARLDKGKGSVATLLVQNGTLKIGDPIVVGNTFGRVRAMVNDLGRRVKDAGPSTPVEITGLSDVPQAGDRFVVFEDEKTARAVGEARATTALQAQRSEKTKVSLENLFEHMKEGEMKELNLIIKADVQGTAEALAASLYKIDVEGVKIKIIHTAVGAINESDISLAAASNAIVIGFNVRPDNNAKNAAEAEGVDIRLHRIIYKVIEEIEAAMQGMLDPEYEEKIIGQAEVRQTFKVSKVGTIAGSYITDGKITRDSGVRLIRDGVVIFEGEIDALKRFKDDVKEVSQGYECGITIKNYNDVKENDVIEAYIMEEVGR; this is encoded by the coding sequence ATGGGAAAAATGCGCGTGTACGAATACGCTAAAAAACATAATGTATCTAGTAAAGATGTAATTACTAAGTTAAAAGAGATCGGGATTGAAGTTTCAAACCATATGGCAACTATAGAGGATGATGCAATGAAGAAATTAGATAGTACGTATAAGACTGGAAATGAAACAGGATCAAATAAACCAAAAACGGCTCCAAATCCATCACAAAATACTGCGAATCGCAGTTCGGGTCAGGCTGCTGCAGGAAGTCAAAAAGCGAACAATGGTCCGAAAAAACCAACGAATCAAAGTGGAAACACGAATAATCGCAATCATAAAGGTAAAAATAATAACTTTAACCAAAATAACAAGAATAATAAAAACAAAGGAAAAAATCAAAACAATAACAGAAACACTCATCAATATTCACAACCCGAGAAGAAAAAAGAAAAAGAATTACCAGCAAAAATTACGTTTAGTGAGTCATTAACGGTTGGTGAATTAGCGAAAAAGTTATATCGTGAACCATCAGAGATTATTAAGAAATTATTTATGCTTGGTGTCATGGCAACGATTAACCAAGAACTAGATAAAGATGCGATTGAATTAATTGCCGGCGAATACGGCGTAGAAGTTGAAGAAGAAATCAAGATTGACACAACAGATCTTGAAGTTTATTTTACAGACGACGGTGAAGGAGAACTAGTAGAAAGACCTTCTGTTGTAACGATTATGGGTCACGTTGACCACGGAAAAACTACAACACTTGATGCCATTCGTCATACGAAAGTAACAGCAGGAGAAGCAGGTGGGATTACTCAGCACATTGGTGCCTACCAAGTAGAAGAAAATGGAAAGAAAATTACGTTCTTGGATACTCCTGGGCATGCTGCTTTTACAACAATGCGTGCAAGAGGAGCAAAGATTACAGATATCACCATTCTAGTCGTTGCTGCTGATGACGGTGTAATGCCACAAACGATTGAAGCGTTAAACCATGCTAAAGCAGCTGAAGTTCCAATTATTGTAGCTGTTAATAAAATGGATAAACCGGCTGCAAACCCGGATCGGGTAATGCAAGAATTAACAGAGCATGGCCTTGTTCCAGAGGCATGGGGTGGAGAGACCATTTTTGTACCCCTCTCAGCAAAAACGGGTGAAGGAATCGATGACTTACTTGAAATGATCTTGCTTGTTAGTGAAGTAGAAGAATACAAAGCGAATCCGAATCGTAAGGCTGTTGGTACCGTTATCGAAGCACGCCTAGACAAAGGGAAAGGCTCTGTGGCTACATTACTTGTACAAAATGGTACATTAAAAATAGGAGACCCGATCGTCGTTGGTAATACATTTGGCCGTGTTCGTGCTATGGTCAATGACTTAGGTCGCCGTGTGAAAGACGCAGGTCCTTCTACACCAGTTGAAATTACAGGATTAAGTGATGTTCCGCAAGCAGGGGACCGCTTTGTCGTATTTGAAGATGAGAAAACTGCACGTGCAGTCGGTGAAGCAAGAGCTACAACCGCGCTTCAAGCTCAACGAAGTGAAAAAACAAAAGTCAGCCTTGAGAATCTCTTTGAACATATGAAAGAAGGAGAAATGAAGGAACTCAATCTTATCATTAAAGCAGATGTGCAAGGTACTGCAGAAGCTCTAGCTGCTTCTCTTTACAAAATTGATGTAGAGGGTGTAAAAATTAAGATCATTCATACAGCTGTTGGAGCGATTAATGAATCCGATATTAGTTTAGCAGCTGCTTCAAATGCTATTGTCATTGGATTTAATGTTCGTCCCGACAACAATGCGAAAAATGCAGCTGAAGCGGAAGGGGTAGATATTCGTCTTCACCGCATAATTTATAAAGTTATTGAAGAAATAGAAGCGGCAATGCAAGGGATGCTTGATCCAGAATATGAAGAAAAAATTATTGGGCAGGCAGAAGTTCGTCAAACTTTCAAAGTATCTAAAGTTGGTACGATTGCTGGTAGTTATATTACTGACGGTAAAATAACAAGAGACAGCGGAGTCCGTTTGATTCGTGATGGCGTTGTTATTTTTGAAGGAGAAATTGACGCTCTTAAACGTTTCAAAGATGATGTTAAAGAAGTAAGTCAAGGTTATGAGTGTGGAATTACCATTAAAAACTATAATGACGTAAAAGAAAATGATGTCATTGAAGCATATATTATGGAAGAAGTGGGACGTTAA
- the nusA gene encoding transcription termination factor NusA, whose protein sequence is MSSELLDALILLEKEKGISRNVIIEAIEAALISAYRRNYNQAQNVRIDVNLGTGTMRVFARKEVVDEVFDPRLEISLEDAKKINPNYQVEDIVELEVTPKEFGRIAAQTAKQVVTQRVREAERSIIYSEFIDREEDIMTGIVQRQDSKFIYVSLGKIEAILPSNEQMPNERYKPHDRIKVFLTKVEKTTKGPQIYVSRTHPGLLKRLFEIEVPEIYDGTVEIKSVAREAGDRSKISVHSDNPEVDAVGSCVGPKGTRVQAIVNELKGEKIDIVKWSPDPIVFVANALSPSKVLDVIVDEDGKATTVIVPDYQLSLAIGKRGQNARLAAKLTGWKIDIKSETDARAAGIYPREDSLLNYDNEEVNNEESDPSEHILEFEDQDQLLSHFDDHDEQEPK, encoded by the coding sequence ATGAGCAGTGAATTATTAGATGCTCTTATTTTACTTGAAAAAGAAAAAGGCATTTCTCGAAATGTTATAATTGAAGCAATCGAGGCAGCATTAATATCGGCTTACCGCAGAAATTATAATCAAGCTCAAAACGTCAGGATTGATGTTAATTTAGGCACCGGGACAATGCGCGTTTTTGCACGTAAAGAAGTCGTGGATGAAGTATTTGATCCAAGACTAGAGATTTCACTAGAAGATGCTAAAAAAATCAACCCCAATTATCAAGTGGAAGACATAGTAGAGCTGGAAGTAACACCTAAAGAATTCGGTCGAATAGCTGCGCAAACTGCTAAACAAGTTGTGACGCAACGGGTACGTGAAGCGGAACGTAGTATTATTTATTCGGAATTCATTGATCGTGAAGAAGATATAATGACAGGAATTGTTCAAAGACAAGATTCTAAATTTATTTATGTCAGTCTTGGAAAGATTGAAGCAATTTTACCAAGTAATGAACAAATGCCTAATGAAAGATATAAACCTCACGATCGAATAAAGGTTTTTCTAACGAAAGTTGAAAAGACAACAAAAGGGCCGCAAATCTATGTATCAAGAACACATCCAGGTCTATTAAAGAGATTGTTTGAAATTGAAGTTCCTGAGATCTATGATGGAACTGTAGAAATTAAGTCCGTTGCTCGTGAAGCGGGAGATCGCTCGAAGATCTCTGTTCATAGTGATAACCCTGAAGTAGATGCAGTCGGTTCTTGTGTAGGTCCGAAGGGGACTCGTGTCCAAGCAATTGTTAATGAGCTCAAAGGTGAAAAAATTGATATTGTAAAATGGTCTCCTGATCCGATCGTATTTGTTGCTAATGCATTAAGCCCATCTAAAGTTCTTGATGTCATCGTTGATGAAGATGGAAAAGCAACAACGGTAATTGTACCTGACTATCAATTATCTTTAGCAATAGGTAAACGTGGACAAAATGCAAGACTTGCAGCGAAATTAACAGGTTGGAAAATCGATATTAAATCTGAAACTGACGCACGAGCCGCGGGGATTTATCCTCGTGAAGATTCTTTATTAAATTACGACAACGAAGAAGTGAATAATGAAGAAAGTGATCCTAGTGAGCATATTTTGGAATTTGAAGATCAAGATCAACTTCTAAGTCACTTTGATGATCACGATGAACAAGAGCCGAAGTAA
- a CDS encoding YlxR family protein, with translation MATRKKIPLRKCVVTGEMRPKKELIRIVRSKEGEVSVDVTGKKSGRGAYLTLDKETILTAKKKNTLANHLQVSIDDSIYEELLLLIEEGNSVS, from the coding sequence GTGGCAACTCGAAAAAAAATTCCTTTACGTAAATGTGTTGTAACAGGTGAAATGAGGCCTAAAAAAGAATTGATACGCATCGTTCGTTCGAAAGAAGGAGAAGTATCGGTTGATGTAACAGGTAAAAAATCTGGCAGGGGCGCATACCTAACCTTGGATAAAGAAACAATTCTCACAGCAAAAAAGAAGAACACTTTAGCTAACCACTTGCAAGTTTCAATTGATGATTCAATATATGAAGAATTATTACTATTGATTGAAGAAGGGAATTCTGTATCCTAA
- a CDS encoding YlxQ family RNA-binding protein, giving the protein MDKQRWISLVGLANRAGKIISGEELSLKEIRNGKAKLVLLSADASANTTKKITDKCKSYHVPMRIVENREILGHAIGKEARVVVSILDIGFAKKLLTLLDEYQRG; this is encoded by the coding sequence ATGGATAAGCAACGATGGATTTCATTAGTAGGCTTAGCAAATCGAGCGGGGAAAATTATATCTGGTGAAGAATTATCTCTTAAAGAAATTCGGAACGGAAAAGCGAAACTAGTACTGTTATCGGCAGATGCATCTGCCAATACGACTAAAAAAATAACAGATAAATGTAAATCCTACCATGTTCCAATGAGAATTGTTGAAAATCGAGAAATACTTGGACATGCGATTGGAAAAGAGGCCCGCGTGGTTGTTTCCATTTTAGACATAGGGTTTGCAAAAAAGTTGTTAACGCTGCTCGATGAATATCAGCGGGGGTGA
- the rimP gene encoding ribosome maturation factor RimP: MSKVIDTVGQLVTPILDEMELELVDVEYVKEGKDWFLRVFIDKPSGVDIEECGMVSERLSEKLDEIDPITHNYFLEVSSPGAERPLKKKQDFEKAIGKNVYIKTYEPLDGEKEFEGVLTEFDGNIVSVEIKIKTRKTTVTIPYEKIANARLAVSFS; the protein is encoded by the coding sequence ATGAGCAAGGTCATTGATACTGTAGGTCAATTAGTGACGCCCATATTAGATGAGATGGAGCTCGAATTAGTGGATGTTGAATATGTAAAAGAAGGAAAAGATTGGTTTCTGCGTGTTTTTATTGATAAACCAAGTGGTGTTGACATTGAAGAATGCGGGATGGTTAGTGAAAGATTAAGTGAAAAATTAGATGAAATTGATCCGATCACACATAACTATTTTCTAGAAGTATCTTCACCAGGAGCGGAGCGTCCTTTAAAAAAGAAACAGGATTTCGAAAAGGCAATTGGAAAAAATGTATATATTAAGACGTACGAACCCTTAGATGGTGAAAAGGAGTTTGAAGGAGTTTTAACAGAATTTGACGGGAATATCGTTTCTGTCGAAATTAAAATAAAAACAAGAAAGACAACTGTAACCATCCCTTATGAAAAGATTGCAAATGCAAGGCTCGCTGTCAGCTTTTCATAA